AAATATAAAAGAAAGGTGTAGCTGAAATAACCAGAAAAAATTGAACTCACATACATGCAAACCAATAAGAATTTGCGCCATCTCGCTCTAATCATACATTTTTTATTTTCAGCAAAAAAATAGGCCGGAAAACCCGGCCTGAATCATTTCTTATGTTTGGAATTTGATGCTACATCATTTTCATACGCTCGAATTCGCTGCGCGAACGCGAAACACAATCTTCGATGGCCATGCCGCCAAAGTAGTTGCCAGTCAAAAGCAAACGCTTCCCTTTCAACATGCTGTCCATTTTGTCTAACCATTCCTTATGCCCAATGCGCAGCGACGGCACAATGTTTCCGGTGGAAAACTTATAGAGAATCTTGGATTCATCAACGCCGAGCACTTCGGTGATGCGCTTCATTTTTTTCGCGTCGCTCAGTCCGGTTTGGAAGTGGAAGGTAAATCCGCGATAAGTTGCATCCGCCACGGTGTCGCGCGAAACCATTGAGAAGAAAATATCACTTGGAGAAATAATCGCCGCAACGGGTTTTATCGGCACATCGCTTTTTTTCAAAACGACCGCAACCGAATCGACCTGCGCCGCCAGCAATTTGCCCAAATGCGCGGACATCGCGCCATCTATTGATTGAAGCAAGCGCGAGGATTCAGCAGAAGGCACAGCTAAGCCAAGTTTTTCCGCCGTGTGGCTCTCGCCGGATTTCGTTGTGACCGTGTACTGTCCGCCGTTCAATGTCACACTTTCGGCTTCCTGCTCAGAGATGATTTCAATATTTTTCTGCTTCGCAATCGCCTGCGCCACCGATTGCAAGCCGCCTTTGAAAGTATAATCCTTCAAGACGTCTTTGCGTTTCGGCCTGGATTTGAACATCATTTCAGCCGGAAAATCGTCAGTTGGCTGCGACGGCACCGCATTGAAAAAGTGCCGAACCGTATTTTCATAATTCTTCTTACCGATAATCTTCGAATAATATTCGCGAACGCTTAGCCCATCTTTTTTTAGCGAAAAGAGATTTGGAATCGAAATTGCCGCTTCAAGAAAATTGATTCCCGAAACAATTGACTTGATTTCGTTATTCTTTAACAGCGTGAAAGGGACTTTTTCGCGCGGAATAATCGTGTTAAAAATGCCGCAATCTTCGGCAATGCCGAGCAGGTTTTGGTAGGAACTGTAACAGGTGTGAGCGCCTAACTCCGTCCAAAATCCGGCTTGATTTTCTTGATATTGATGAGAATGAAACGAGCCACCGAGTCTGGTATTTTTTTCAAGTAAGGTCGTTTTCATACCGGCTTTTGCGCAGTAAAACGCGAGGCTCAGCCCGCTGATACCGCCGCCGACAATGACCGCATCACTTTTCATGTATGCAAACAAGTTTGATGGTTTTCGAAAAAGCGCCCTAATTTAATGAAATCACACCATAACACCGCCGTTAGAGCATTTTTTACCCCCGATTTTCTTGAGATTTACATCGGCAAACATAACGTCTATCTTTAGCTCCGCCCGACAAACCCCAGAGCTCTCACATAAAAATAAAATCACCTTTTAAACCCATTCAAAAAAACGGCGTCTAATTTTTCGAAACGAATATATTTTATAATGATAATAAGCAAACTAAAATGATGACTGACAATAATTCTTTCCTAAGAAAATGGGCAACACAGATGACAATTGGCACTTTTGTGATTGTTTCCATCACCGGCATTTTGCTGTTTTTCCATCTTGAAATCGGCCTTGTGAAAACGATGCACGAATGGCTGAGTTGGCTTTTTGTGATCGGCGGATTGGCGCACATAGCCATCAATTGGCGAGCATTTACGAAGTATTTTTCAAAACCGGCCAGTGTGGCAATTATCGCGGTCACTTTGGCTGTGGGCGCAATGGCGTTTTTACCGGTCGGTGAAGGAGGAGATGGGCGTAAAGCTAAAATCATGAAAGCTGTGGGCGCGCTGGAACAGTCACCGCTAACGCTCATCGCGCAAATTGAAAAAACCTCGCCGGAAGCGCTTCTTCAAAAGCTTCAAGCAAATGGCATTCAAGTTGATGACGCCAGCCTAACGATTGAAGCAATTGCGCAATCCAATCAAAAAAAAATCGATGGATATTTTGGGGTTACTTTTTTAGAGAATTTTTTTCGCGCAAAACAAAAGCCCTTGCCAAACAGCAAGGGCTTTTTGCGTCAACTTATTTTTGATACCGAAAAAAAGCTAAACTTCTGCAACGTCTTGCGGCTGAGGCACGCTAGCTTTCGACTCACTTTTTGGCAACGGCACGGTTTTGAGCCGAATTTCCTGATACTCACTCAAACTCAATCCATACAAACTTGCCGCCAGCGCTTTTGTGGTGGCCAAAAAGAGCGACTTTGCCCCCAAGCAATTTTGGCAATACGGATGCTTGACTTTGAAATTCTTAAACCCATCAACCAATTCCGCACATTTTTTTGAATTCAGCACTTCCATCATAGATGACTTTTGCAACGATCCGATTTTCAAGAAACCGTTGAAATCGGAGCAACAAAATGTGACATCGCCATTCCAAAGAATCATAATGCTCTCAAGCGTCATGGAGCGGCATCGCGCGTATTTGGTCGGATATTTAATTTGCTCTTTATCCTTCAAGCCATACGCCCAATAATCGTTGCAGAGGTAAGATTCCAGCGTGATTTTATCGGTCACATGCACCATTGTGGGCTGCAACTTCGCCACTTTGCTCAATGCCGATGTAACCGCCGATCGATCAAACTTGAGCGATGAAATATCATAAATAATGCGCACCCACTCTGTAATGCTGGTAATGAGCTCCTCTTTGGTGTTATGCACAGAGACGGTTTCCGGGAACGACATGTATTTTGTGCCCAATGTATTCAGGAAACGCAGCCGCACGTTGCTCGTGGCGTTGCTTTCGGTGTAAAGCTCAATAAAGCGCTTCAACCGATTGACATACGCCTCGAATTTCATAGACGTTTTGCGAATCTTAAAGGACTCGGCGTCCGGCGTTTGCAATGAAATAATGATGTCTTCAGGGTTTAATTCCAGAACTTTCTTGGTGGTGGATTCCGTGAGCACGATGCCGTTTGTCGTGATGTTTAACTTCAATCCACTATCGACGATGTATTTGCAGATTCTATACCAATCTGGATTCATCAATGGCTCGCCATAACCTGTGAGCTCTATGGTTGTTGTGATTTTTTGCGCAACCAAGCCATCTACAATCTTTTTGAGCAACTCAAAATCCAAATAACCTTGTTGCCTCGTTTGGTGGCTGTACGGGCAAAAGGTGCAGTCCATGTTGCAATGGTTTGTTAGTTCAAGATACGTTCTGTTCAAGGGAAACTGGATCGAGTCAGTAACATTACATTTATTAGCCATTTACTTTCCTTTACTTGCAAGTTATATGTTCAAAAAAATGATCGAAGCATTTTTGGCAGCCCTATCGCGACCAACCCCCATTCAAATGCTGTTTAACATCCGGGTCATTTGCTGAGGCCTTTTGAATTTCTGCAATTTCTACGCGATACAGGCTCACCACATATCCATCAATTTGCGTGTCGTCTATGCAAAATCGTCCGGTAACGCGGATCGGCGTATTGACATATTCGGTTGATTTGCCTTGAGGTAATGATACGAGCACGGTTTCGTTTGGCTCTGGTGGAACTGAGTAGCAGCAGCCGAAAAATGGATACTGAATCAGCATAAATTCCGTGATGTCAACTGCCTCGTTTAAGGGAATCATGTAGCCAGCAATGTTGATCATTTTTCCATCGAGGGCTTTTAGCTTGGGAGGAACTGCGCTGCGCCTGGTTTTTCCAAAACGGTATTCTCGTAGATCGTTGTAGGTCAAGTGTGTAGACGTGTTTTCATTCAAACCGCTTGCAGTTCCTACATCCGCAAAGCCAGCTTCCCAAAACTCGGAAGTGCAATCGGATGAAGGATGCCCGCTTTTGAAATGCGACTGAACAACCAATAGGCTGACAACTGAAAAGAAAACGTATTGGAGTATTCTCATATTTCTCAGCTAACTAATCGGATTCAAGTTCTTAGCGACATCGGTTCTATACGCATTGAGCGCCGGAATTATACCTGCAAACGCACCACAAAGTGGAACGGCCAAAATTAACATGATTTCTACTGGAAATGAAAAGTTTTCTGTTAGTTTCACCGGATTTAAAAGCGATACCGCGATTTCGACGCCCGTGGTGTGCTCCACATAACCGCCAACTAACCAAATAATCGCCTTGCCCAAGAAAATCCCCACGAGCGTGCCCGCAAACGAAATAAAACCCGCTTCAAGTGTGATGATGTTGAAGATTCGCAGCTTGTGTGCGCCGAGCGAACGCATAATGGCAATTTCCCGCCGGCGCTCGTTGAGCGAATTGTAAATTGCAACCATCATGCCGATAAGCGACACGAGAATCACCAACAAGGTGATGGCGAAAAATAGCATATCCACGTTGCTGACAATCGCAAACAGATCTTTAATTTCATTCACCGGAATGGAAGCCTGCGCAAGCGTTCCGTCGTTGATGTTTTTGTATAAGTGTAAGGCAAAAAGCGGCGAACGCACTTTTACAATCACCGCCGTGATGTCCTCTTTCATCGGCTCGTTTTCGTCATGGACATGGTGATGATGTTCATCTTCCGTTTCATGTTCAGCGTGCGCGTCATGATGTTCATCTTCCGTTTCATGCTCGGCGTGTACCATTTCCGGTTCGGACTCAGACATCGGATGCCCACCAAACGGAAAACTGCTTTGATGGCTAAGCTCGTGCGAGTGAACTTTCCAAACGGATTTTAACGTGGTGTAAATGATCTTATCGGCGGTGGTACCGGTCGGCTCGAGAATGCCTGCAACGGTAAACGGCGAGTCTTCATGTTTATGCCCAACACCTTCGGCTGTTTCTTCCTGCAAACCATGCGTGGCAACAAATTTATCGCCGATTTTCAGGCCGGTTTTCTTGGCCGCCTCGCTGCCCAAAACCGCCAGAAAAGATTCATCGGTTTGAAACGCTCGGCCTTCTTTCAACGCGAACTTTTTTCCTTTTTTGTAATTGAACTCGGAAAAAATTTCGTCTGTTGTTCCCACAATTTTAAACCCCTGAAAATTATCGCCCAGCGCATAGGGCAAAGCAAGCGCAACGCGCCGATCGTTTTTCAACGATTCATAGACTTCGTAGCGAATATTTCCAACGGGGTTGCCGAGCATAAAAACCGTGTTCAAAACAAGCTGCATCGAACTGCCCTTCGCACCGACAATCATCTCGTAGCCCAAACTGGACTGCTTGAAATTTTCCTCGACTTGCTTTTTGATGGAAAGCGTCGCCGCAATAAGCGCCACACCGAGCGCTACAGAAAGCGCAGTCAGCGAAATAGAAAATCGCCGTTGCACAATATTTTTTAAAACCAGCTTTAAATCATTCATGGCTTTTTCTGCAAAAATTGATGTCTTGTTTGCGCATTTGTGGCCTTGGGCTACGCTCAGGCCGTTTTATTTATTGATAACTTGAATTGGTGCGTTGCCCAGAGTCGAAACGCGCCGGATATATGAACGCCTTTGTTCAACGCAAAAACGGCGCCTATCTGCCCACGCTTTGGTTGATCGATTCCAATTCAAGTTGCTTTGGAAAACGCTCGGCCACTTCTTTTTCATGTGTGACCAAAATTAAAATCCGGCCATTTTCTCGACTAAATTCTTCGAGTAAATTCATGACGACTTCGGTATTCTTGTCGTCCAAATTCGCGGTTGGCTCATCGGCGAGAATGATATGCGGCTCGTTGGCAATCGCGCGCGCCTGCGCAACGCGCTGCTGCTCACCAACAGAAAGCTGCGACGGCTTTTTATGCAGCTTTTCGCCCAAACCGACGCGCTCAAGCAATATTTTGGCTCGCGCTTCCGGCTGCTTGACTTTTCCGCAAAAATTCATGGCGAGCAACACATTTTCCAACGCACTCAGCCCTTGAATCAAATTGAACGTCTGAAACACATAGCCAATATTTTCCGCTCGAAATAAATCGCGCTTGGACTCCGAAAGCCGGGTGATATCCGTTCCCTTCACAACAATTTGGCCGCTTTCGGGCGTGACAATTCCCGCGATTAAGTTCAAAAGCGTAGATTTTCCAGAACCTGATTTCCCAACAATCGCAACCGCATCGCCATCTTCAATGGCTAAATTTGAGATGCTGAGCGTGGGATTTTCAGCCTGATTCTTGGTGTAGTGCTTTGTAAGATTTGAAATTAAAATGGACATAACAGGCTAATTTAGTTTTTGCTAAAATAGCCTGTCTGCTTGAAACATGCAATTTAATTGCATTAAAAATTATGAAGAGAGTGGTGGTTTGCGATTGGTTGGATGCGTATCAGAACTGCCGCGGCTAAATGATTCAGGCGCACTTTTTCTGAACGCATATTTTAGCTTGCTATAAAGTCCAGCAAAAACGTACATCACACGCTGAGCGAAGCCAACAGACGACGTTCCGTCAAAAACCTTTCCTTGAAAGAGCGACTGGCCTGATCCAGAATCATAGGGTTTACGTTCTCGAGCCGGTTCAGACTGAAACGATGAACTGCTATGCGATTTTGATTTCGTAGAAATTTGCTCAAATCGCACAAATTCTTTCGTCAGTTGTGGCGAAGAAACTTCATTGACCGGCAACCCTCCGACTTTATCTTCAGCCTTATCTAACAGCTTTTCGATCGCTTTGATTTTCAATTCCAGTTCTCTACGCCGATCTCGCTCCGTAATTAATTTACTGGCTATTTTCAGCTCGTAAAGCGCTTTGCGCTGCAATTTTAACGATGTTTTCAAAACACTTCCGGGCATTTATTTCAATCGGGTTAACCAATTACAAATTTTCTAACATTTTCACCGCATAATACAAAACCGTCACTTTATATCGCTTTGTTTTTTTTTAGCGAAGAAAATGAGTCGCTTTGATTTTTCAGGATGAAATAGCGAGCCGTCGTAGTCGCCTAACACATATTCTACCGAAAAACCCGTGCTGATCAACATTTCTTCCAATTCCGCTCTGCTATACAGCCGAACCGATTCCATGAAGGAGAACTGCTCGCCTTCATCGTCAATCGTGATGCGTTTTTCCACACGATTGTTTCTAATTGCGCGCTCTTCCGTGACCGTCACCGCGTCAAATTCCTTCACGCTCTTTGGATTCAAATTGGCTTCGATATAATCCTTGTTGAGAAAATCCAGCACATACCAACCGTTTTCTTTCAAGGCCAAATAGATTTTGCGCAACACATGACGGTCGTCTTCAAGATTTTCAAAATAGCCGAAACTGGTGAAAAGCTGAACGATGAGGTGAAAGTTGTCTATGTAATCAATGTCGCGCATGTCGCAACCGGTGAAATGAAGTTGCGTGCCGCTTTTTTGCGCCGCCTGACGCGCTTCATTGAGCAAAAACGAGGAAAGATCGTTGGCGGTGACGGCGAAACCATGAGCAGCCAGCTCGATGGCATGACGACCTGCCCCGCAAGCTATGTCGAGCGCTGAAAGCGGAAAAAGCGATGCGTGAAGCGCTCGGCTAAGACCAGTGACTTCCAAAATCGTATTGACGGTTTTCACCGCTTCGCTTTTGCTGCGATGCTGATAAAGCTTTAAATAGGTGGGACTATTAAACCAAGAAACAAACCAATTCGTGGAGGTCGTCTGAGCTATCGTTTGCTGCATAGTATCTTCATCTTATAATATGTTTAAAAAGCCGCTGGAATATAAGAAATCTCCTGGCGAAGCAGAAGAATACTAAATTTA
Above is a window of Chloroherpeton thalassium ATCC 35110 DNA encoding:
- a CDS encoding protoporphyrinogen/coproporphyrinogen oxidase is translated as MKSDAVIVGGGISGLSLAFYCAKAGMKTTLLEKNTRLGGSFHSHQYQENQAGFWTELGAHTCYSSYQNLLGIAEDCGIFNTIIPREKVPFTLLKNNEIKSIVSGINFLEAAISIPNLFSLKKDGLSVREYYSKIIGKKNYENTVRHFFNAVPSQPTDDFPAEMMFKSRPKRKDVLKDYTFKGGLQSVAQAIAKQKNIEIISEQEAESVTLNGGQYTVTTKSGESHTAEKLGLAVPSAESSRLLQSIDGAMSAHLGKLLAAQVDSVAVVLKKSDVPIKPVAAIISPSDIFFSMVSRDTVADATYRGFTFHFQTGLSDAKKMKRITEVLGVDESKILYKFSTGNIVPSLRIGHKEWLDKMDSMLKGKRLLLTGNYFGGMAIEDCVSRSRSEFERMKMM
- a CDS encoding DUF4405 domain-containing protein encodes the protein MTIGTFVIVSITGILLFFHLEIGLVKTMHEWLSWLFVIGGLAHIAINWRAFTKYFSKPASVAIIAVTLAVGAMAFLPVGEGGDGRKAKIMKAVGALEQSPLTLIAQIEKTSPEALLQKLQANGIQVDDASLTIEAIAQSNQKKIDGYFGVTFLENFFRAKQKPLPNSKGFLRQLIFDTEKKLNFCNVLRLRHASFRLTFWQRHGFEPNFLILTQTQSIQTCRQRFCGGQKERLCPQAILAIRMLDFEILKPINQFRTFF
- a CDS encoding DUF3299 domain-containing protein yields the protein MRILQYVFFSVVSLLVVQSHFKSGHPSSDCTSEFWEAGFADVGTASGLNENTSTHLTYNDLREYRFGKTRRSAVPPKLKALDGKMINIAGYMIPLNEAVDITEFMLIQYPFFGCCYSVPPEPNETVLVSLPQGKSTEYVNTPIRVTGRFCIDDTQIDGYVVSLYRVEIAEIQKASANDPDVKQHLNGGWSR
- a CDS encoding ABC transporter permease produces the protein MNDLKLVLKNIVQRRFSISLTALSVALGVALIAATLSIKKQVEENFKQSSLGYEMIVGAKGSSMQLVLNTVFMLGNPVGNIRYEVYESLKNDRRVALALPYALGDNFQGFKIVGTTDEIFSEFNYKKGKKFALKEGRAFQTDESFLAVLGSEAAKKTGLKIGDKFVATHGLQEETAEGVGHKHEDSPFTVAGILEPTGTTADKIIYTTLKSVWKVHSHELSHQSSFPFGGHPMSESEPEMVHAEHETEDEHHDAHAEHETEDEHHHHVHDENEPMKEDITAVIVKVRSPLFALHLYKNINDGTLAQASIPVNEIKDLFAIVSNVDMLFFAITLLVILVSLIGMMVAIYNSLNERRREIAIMRSLGAHKLRIFNIITLEAGFISFAGTLVGIFLGKAIIWLVGGYVEHTTGVEIAVSLLNPVKLTENFSFPVEIMLILAVPLCGAFAGIIPALNAYRTDVAKNLNPIS
- a CDS encoding ABC transporter ATP-binding protein, encoding MSILISNLTKHYTKNQAENPTLSISNLAIEDGDAVAIVGKSGSGKSTLLNLIAGIVTPESGQIVVKGTDITRLSESKRDLFRAENIGYVFQTFNLIQGLSALENVLLAMNFCGKVKQPEARAKILLERVGLGEKLHKKPSQLSVGEQQRVAQARAIANEPHIILADEPTANLDDKNTEVVMNLLEEFSRENGRILILVTHEKEVAERFPKQLELESINQSVGR
- a CDS encoding class I SAM-dependent methyltransferase produces the protein MQQTIAQTTSTNWFVSWFNSPTYLKLYQHRSKSEAVKTVNTILEVTGLSRALHASLFPLSALDIACGAGRHAIELAAHGFAVTANDLSSFLLNEARQAAQKSGTQLHFTGCDMRDIDYIDNFHLIVQLFTSFGYFENLEDDRHVLRKIYLALKENGWYVLDFLNKDYIEANLNPKSVKEFDAVTVTEERAIRNNRVEKRITIDDEGEQFSFMESVRLYSRAELEEMLISTGFSVEYVLGDYDGSLFHPEKSKRLIFFAKKKQSDIK